The uncultured Desulfobulbus sp. genome window below encodes:
- a CDS encoding TRAP transporter substrate-binding protein has translation MFKKVSKAFLATAVTMALVAGSAVAGPIVIKFSHVVAENTPKGLAANKFRDLVKEKLGDKVVVEVYPSSQLFGDDKVLEAMLLGDVQMAAPALSKFSRYTKQLQIFDLPFLFKDMEAVDRFQQGADGQKLLGSLSKKGLIGLGYIHNGLKQLSASKPLRVPADAHGLKFRIMASDVLAKQFEAVDAVPLKKPFSEVFILLQTKAIDGQENTWSNIYSQKYYEIQPYITESNHGLLDYMVVTSAEFWNGLPEDIRAELKTLLDESIAYGNKAAYDKSVQDKQKVIDSNRTEIIELTPEERAQWVEVMKPVWKKFEKQIGKDLIDAAYNANQAN, from the coding sequence ATGTTCAAAAAGGTTTCCAAAGCATTCTTAGCCACCGCAGTCACCATGGCCCTGGTTGCTGGTTCTGCTGTTGCTGGCCCCATTGTTATCAAATTTTCCCATGTCGTGGCTGAAAATACCCCCAAGGGATTGGCCGCCAATAAATTTCGCGACCTGGTAAAAGAGAAGCTGGGTGACAAGGTTGTGGTTGAGGTCTACCCCAGTTCCCAGCTCTTTGGTGATGATAAGGTTCTTGAGGCCATGCTGCTGGGTGACGTGCAGATGGCTGCTCCGGCCCTGTCCAAATTCAGTCGTTACACGAAACAGCTGCAGATTTTTGACCTGCCCTTCCTCTTTAAAGACATGGAGGCGGTTGATCGCTTTCAGCAGGGTGCTGATGGCCAGAAACTGCTTGGTTCTCTGAGTAAAAAAGGGTTGATCGGCCTGGGCTATATCCATAACGGTCTCAAACAACTCTCCGCGAGCAAACCGTTACGTGTTCCTGCAGATGCTCATGGACTCAAGTTCCGTATCATGGCCTCCGATGTTCTGGCTAAACAGTTTGAAGCTGTAGACGCTGTGCCGCTGAAAAAGCCGTTCTCTGAGGTCTTCATTCTGCTCCAGACCAAAGCCATCGATGGTCAGGAAAACACCTGGTCCAATATTTATTCTCAGAAATACTACGAAATTCAGCCCTATATCACCGAGTCCAACCACGGTCTTCTCGACTACATGGTCGTGACCTCTGCCGAGTTCTGGAACGGTCTGCCTGAAGACATCCGTGCCGAACTGAAAACCCTGCTCGACGAGTCCATTGCCTACGGAAACAAGGCTGCCTATGACAAGTCTGTACAGGATAAACAGAAAGTCATCGACTCCAATCGTACCGAAATCATTGAGCTGACTCCTGAGGAGCGTGCCCAGTGGGTTGAGGTTATGAAACCGGTTTGGAAAAAATTTGAGAAACAGATCGGTAAAGACCTGATTGACGCAGCCTACAACGCTAATCAGGCCAACTAA
- a CDS encoding TRAP transporter small permease, whose protein sequence is MFLRVLNKVEEAIICLLLVTTTGLVFLDVIMRFGFNSGFMWSQELTLHLSAWFVLFGCSYGIKQGSHIGVDAFVKLFPILGRRILTTIACLLSLAYCGLIMNGAYIYLKKVKMIGIDLEDLPIPTWMAHSILVIGFAFISIRLLLVLWNVICGKADVFRHADEAKESMELVEELKNGGSKA, encoded by the coding sequence ATGTTTCTGCGTGTGCTCAACAAGGTAGAGGAGGCCATCATCTGCCTCCTGCTCGTGACAACAACCGGGCTTGTATTCCTGGATGTGATCATGCGGTTTGGCTTCAACAGCGGCTTTATGTGGTCCCAGGAATTAACACTGCATCTGTCGGCCTGGTTTGTTCTGTTTGGTTGTTCCTACGGTATCAAACAGGGATCGCATATCGGTGTTGACGCCTTTGTCAAATTGTTCCCAATCCTCGGTCGGAGAATCCTGACAACCATTGCCTGTTTGCTCTCCCTGGCCTACTGCGGATTGATTATGAATGGTGCCTACATTTATCTGAAAAAGGTAAAAATGATTGGCATCGATCTGGAGGATCTGCCTATCCCCACCTGGATGGCACATTCCATTTTGGTCATAGGATTTGCCTTTATTTCCATTCGTCTTCTCCTGGTGCTTTGGAATGTAATTTGTGGCAAGGCCGATGTGTTCCGTCATGCTGACGAAGCCAAAGAGTCAATGGAACTTGTCGAAGAACTGAAAAATGGGGGAAGCAAGGCATGA
- a CDS encoding TRAP transporter large permease subunit: MTTIALFGTLLICMLLGMPIAFALGLSSISTILFFSNDSLASVALKLFEALSAHYTLLAIPFFILSSAFLSTGGVAKRIIRFALSIVGHIRGGMAMASVMACMIFAAVSGSSPATVAAIGSIVIVGMVRAGYPESFAAGVITNAGTLGILIPPSIVMLVYAAATEESAARMFMAGFIPGLMMGGLLMVAIYIVARIKKIPALPWAGFREVFGSMASAMGGLMLIVIVLGSIYGGIASPTEAAAVSAIYAFGVAIFGYRDIGPMKHIPWRKDGEGIGSLLVRNTVQSLIALPKCVGDKDVKKVLLDASKVSIMLLFIIANAMLFAHVLTSERIPHHLAEMILGMGLEAWSFLIVVNLLLLAAGNFMEPSAILLIMAPILFPIAVKLGIDPIHLGIIMVVNMEIGMLTPPVGLNLFVTAGITGKSIGWVIRASFPWLMLLLVFLALITYIPEISLFLPEYIDKLQGYN, from the coding sequence ATGACCACTATAGCGCTCTTTGGCACCTTACTCATCTGTATGCTCCTGGGAATGCCCATTGCCTTTGCTTTGGGTCTCTCCAGTATTTCCACCATCCTTTTTTTCTCCAACGATTCCCTGGCCTCGGTAGCCTTAAAGCTCTTTGAGGCCCTGTCAGCCCATTACACCCTGCTGGCGATTCCGTTTTTTATCCTTTCCTCCGCCTTTCTTTCCACAGGTGGTGTGGCTAAACGTATCATTCGCTTTGCCTTAAGTATCGTTGGTCACATTCGCGGCGGAATGGCCATGGCCTCTGTTATGGCCTGTATGATTTTTGCGGCGGTTTCCGGTTCTTCGCCGGCAACGGTTGCGGCTATTGGTTCGATTGTTATCGTGGGTATGGTTCGCGCGGGCTACCCGGAGAGTTTTGCTGCCGGTGTTATCACCAACGCTGGAACCCTGGGTATTCTCATTCCCCCCTCCATCGTTATGCTGGTTTACGCAGCCGCCACTGAAGAGTCGGCAGCGCGTATGTTCATGGCCGGTTTTATTCCTGGCCTGATGATGGGTGGATTGCTGATGGTGGCTATCTATATCGTTGCGCGCATTAAAAAAATTCCCGCACTGCCCTGGGCTGGTTTTCGTGAAGTTTTTGGTTCCATGGCCTCCGCCATGGGCGGATTGATGCTGATCGTGATTGTCCTTGGTTCCATCTATGGCGGTATAGCCAGCCCCACTGAGGCTGCAGCGGTTTCCGCTATCTACGCTTTTGGTGTTGCTATTTTTGGCTACCGCGACATTGGGCCGATGAAGCATATTCCCTGGCGCAAAGATGGCGAAGGAATCGGTTCTTTGCTGGTACGCAATACCGTACAGTCACTGATCGCCCTCCCCAAATGTGTGGGCGATAAAGATGTGAAAAAGGTGCTGCTCGATGCCTCCAAAGTGAGCATCATGCTGCTCTTTATCATCGCCAATGCCATGCTCTTTGCGCATGTTCTGACCAGTGAGCGCATTCCCCATCATCTGGCAGAGATGATTCTTGGAATGGGGCTTGAAGCCTGGTCCTTCCTGATCGTGGTCAACTTACTGCTGCTGGCTGCGGGTAACTTCATGGAGCCTTCGGCAATTCTGCTGATCATGGCGCCGATTCTTTTTCCCATCGCAGTCAAGCTGGGAATTGATCCCATCCACCTGGGTATCATCATGGTGGTCAATATGGAGATTGGTATGCTGACACCTCCCGTCGGCCTCAATCTCTTTGTCACCGCCGGTATCACCGGTAAGAGTATTGGATGGGTTATTCGAGCCTCGTTTCCGTGGCTCATGCTGTTGCTGGTCTTTCTTGCACTTATCACCTATATCCCGGAAATTTCACTCTTTTTGCCGGAGTATATCGATAAGCTTCAGGGCTATAATTAA
- a CDS encoding universal stress protein: MVPRPDVNTILYATDIGEQTRPVFRMAVSLARRYEARILMVHVVPPLGSSALSLMDSYLSEEAAEKIHQEGMQQMLDSMKEQLQQFKEEEIEAYNINRIPVTEIIVVSGSYPSKEILRVAEEHNAEMIVMGKSTHSFFHSDVMGTTARRVLRYSHIPVLLVPNPPER; encoded by the coding sequence ATGGTCCCTCGTCCAGACGTCAACACTATTCTCTATGCAACCGATATTGGTGAACAGACCCGTCCTGTCTTTCGGATGGCTGTGAGCCTGGCACGCCGTTATGAAGCCCGTATTCTTATGGTGCATGTGGTTCCCCCTTTGGGCAGTTCAGCCCTCTCTTTGATGGATTCTTATCTTTCCGAGGAAGCTGCGGAAAAAATTCATCAGGAAGGAATGCAGCAGATGCTGGATTCCATGAAAGAGCAGCTGCAGCAATTCAAAGAGGAGGAGATCGAGGCCTATAACATTAACCGTATACCTGTAACCGAAATCATCGTCGTCAGTGGCTCATACCCCAGTAAAGAAATTTTGCGGGTGGCCGAGGAACATAACGCCGAGATGATTGTTATGGGGAAATCAACCCATAGTTTTTTCCATTCCGATGTCATGGGAACCACCGCACGTCGTGTGCTTCGCTACAGCCACATCCCGGTGCTTCTCGTACCCAATCCCCCCGAGCGGTAA
- a CDS encoding OadG family protein has translation MIVEGIKLTLLGVGFVFVFLSLLVVVIKLASRVLRPFTAKEEAAYLAVPKKKLNTLRADEEIKRVMAVINAAIAAHRARKEAEAARPVIQMQQPSMPLTPPTLRPHVVPRQYAQMERPLAESSRSGWRASSLLFRNRAALSGFLRNR, from the coding sequence ATGATTGTTGAAGGTATCAAGCTGACCTTGCTGGGGGTTGGCTTTGTGTTTGTGTTTTTGAGTTTGCTGGTTGTTGTTATCAAGCTGGCATCACGGGTGCTGCGTCCCTTTACCGCAAAAGAGGAAGCCGCATACCTGGCCGTGCCTAAGAAAAAGCTCAATACGCTGCGAGCCGATGAAGAGATCAAACGAGTTATGGCGGTTATTAACGCAGCCATTGCCGCCCATCGAGCCCGCAAGGAGGCTGAGGCTGCCCGGCCTGTCATTCAGATGCAGCAACCGAGCATGCCCTTAACGCCCCCGACTCTGCGTCCGCATGTCGTTCCCAGGCAATATGCGCAGATGGAACGGCCTCTGGCTGAAAGCTCACGTTCTGGGTGGCGGGCGAGCAGCCTTCTTTTCAGAAATCGTGCAGCTCTAAGCGGATTTCTTCGCAACAGGTAA
- a CDS encoding biotin/lipoyl-containing protein — MNAISRYKVTVDGITYHVQVEDETGEVAEVRRSEQPAAEGGASGKTVEVRTHLPGNIYEVLCAEGDRVKKGETVVILEAMKMESPIYATEDGVVKSVEVSKGQTVTAGQVLVTLG; from the coding sequence ATGAATGCAATATCCCGCTATAAAGTCACTGTTGACGGCATTACCTATCATGTCCAGGTTGAGGATGAGACCGGTGAGGTCGCGGAGGTCCGGCGAAGCGAGCAGCCTGCTGCTGAGGGTGGTGCCTCAGGTAAGACCGTTGAGGTGCGCACCCACCTGCCCGGCAACATCTACGAGGTCCTCTGTGCTGAAGGTGACCGGGTGAAAAAGGGCGAAACCGTGGTCATCCTTGAGGCCATGAAAATGGAATCTCCCATCTATGCCACCGAGGATGGTGTGGTCAAATCCGTTGAGGTCAGTAAAGGCCAAACGGTGACGGCCGGGCAAGTCCTTGTCACTCTTGGCTGA
- a CDS encoding sodium ion-translocating decarboxylase subunit beta, producing MKKYLLSLSTALAVFFVCSPLACVLAGQAGEGAGLQAMPDMMEMLRQFIQATGITQFIFPAHGHWTEGLGRLLMIGVGILLLYLAIAREFEPLLLLPIGFGAMLSNIPLAGMNEHGGILYYIYTVGIKSGAFPLIIFMGIGTLTDFGPMLANPKTALLGAAAQFGIFTTLIGALALSKYVPGIDFDLLDAASIGIIGGADGPTAIFLSSQLSPRLLGSIAVAAYSYMALVPIIQPPIVRLLTSKKERQIRMEQMRYVGKVEKIVFPLTVLALTILLLPSAAPLIGMFMLGNLMRECGVVDRLSKTAQNSLLNIVTIFLGLGVGAQMTAEKFLNASTLGILFLGVIAFSIGTASGVLMAKLMNMLPGTKINPVIGSAGVSAVPMAARVSHRLGMEADPENMLLMHAMGPNVSGVIGSAVAAGVLLTLKNFAG from the coding sequence ATGAAAAAATATCTTCTGAGCTTAAGCACCGCACTTGCGGTGTTTTTTGTTTGTAGCCCTTTAGCCTGCGTACTTGCTGGGCAAGCAGGGGAGGGGGCTGGTCTGCAGGCTATGCCCGATATGATGGAGATGTTGCGCCAGTTTATTCAGGCAACAGGTATTACCCAGTTTATATTTCCTGCCCATGGGCACTGGACTGAAGGACTTGGGCGTCTTTTGATGATCGGGGTGGGTATTTTGCTCTTATACCTGGCGATTGCCCGTGAGTTTGAGCCCCTGTTGCTGTTGCCCATAGGCTTTGGTGCCATGCTCTCCAATATTCCCCTGGCAGGGATGAACGAGCACGGTGGTATTCTCTATTATATTTATACTGTCGGTATTAAATCCGGTGCCTTTCCCCTGATCATCTTCATGGGCATCGGCACGCTCACCGACTTTGGGCCCATGCTGGCCAATCCCAAAACAGCGCTTTTGGGCGCAGCAGCCCAGTTTGGTATTTTTACCACTCTTATTGGTGCTCTGGCCCTTTCCAAGTATGTCCCAGGCATTGACTTTGATCTGCTCGATGCCGCCTCCATCGGTATTATCGGTGGAGCGGACGGGCCGACAGCCATCTTTTTATCCAGCCAGCTATCGCCCAGACTCCTGGGGTCCATTGCTGTGGCGGCCTACAGTTATATGGCCCTGGTGCCCATTATTCAGCCGCCGATTGTCCGTTTGCTGACCTCCAAAAAAGAACGGCAGATTCGTATGGAGCAGATGCGCTATGTGGGCAAGGTAGAGAAGATTGTATTTCCTTTGACCGTTCTTGCCCTGACTATCTTGTTACTCCCTTCAGCCGCGCCGTTGATCGGTATGTTCATGCTCGGGAACCTTATGCGGGAGTGTGGGGTCGTTGATCGCCTTTCCAAAACCGCACAAAATTCCCTGCTTAATATAGTGACCATCTTTTTGGGGCTGGGGGTTGGTGCACAGATGACCGCCGAGAAATTTTTGAATGCCTCTACCTTGGGTATTCTTTTCCTGGGGGTTATCGCTTTTTCCATCGGTACGGCCTCCGGCGTCTTAATGGCTAAACTGATGAATATGCTTCCTGGAACCAAGATCAATCCAGTGATTGGTTCAGCCGGTGTCTCGGCTGTGCCCATGGCGGCTCGGGTGAGTCATCGTCTGGGGATGGAAGCCGATCCAGAGAATATGCTCCTGATGCATGCCATGGGGCCAAACGTCTCCGGAGTTATCGGCTCTGCGGTTGCAGCCGGTGTATTGCTGACCTTGAAAAACTTTGCGGGATGA
- a CDS encoding antibiotic biosynthesis monooxygenase family protein, translating into MIVRVIMTRKVARHGKGLDVSLLPILSELLMELRTIANQQPGYISGETLRNVHEPEEYVVISTWRSMEDWQRWFANEKRAELEGKVDALIGSPTTYKIYSYY; encoded by the coding sequence ATGATCGTTCGGGTTATAATGACACGCAAGGTAGCTCGGCATGGAAAGGGGCTTGATGTTTCACTGTTACCGATCTTGTCCGAATTGCTGATGGAGCTTCGTACTATTGCCAATCAGCAACCTGGCTATATTTCAGGTGAAACACTGCGCAATGTACATGAGCCTGAAGAGTATGTGGTTATCAGTACCTGGCGCTCCATGGAAGATTGGCAGCGTTGGTTTGCCAATGAGAAGCGGGCGGAGTTGGAAGGTAAGGTGGATGCGTTGATCGGTTCGCCCACGACCTATAAGATATACAGTTATTACTGA
- a CDS encoding metal-dependent hydrolase yields the protein MPGYKVHLAGGFAASGLLFVIGSAMQSMSGQFIQHAVKFVPSLDCPLINATGIVLFGLFGSLFPDTDTHSKGKNFIYSLLFLVDISLIYRKLYQFAAYLGLLSMLPALGHHRGWTHSWLAMFLVGMPILIIPSVVLGSNHVGSYIPLYLSFTLGYLSHLVLDALL from the coding sequence ATGCCTGGATATAAAGTACACCTAGCCGGTGGATTCGCAGCATCTGGCCTTCTTTTTGTTATAGGTTCCGCAATGCAAAGTATGAGCGGCCAGTTTATCCAACATGCTGTCAAGTTTGTTCCTTCATTGGATTGTCCTCTCATTAACGCCACCGGTATTGTACTGTTTGGGTTATTTGGTTCCCTGTTTCCCGACACAGATACTCATTCGAAAGGGAAGAATTTTATTTACTCTCTTTTGTTTCTAGTTGATATAAGCTTGATTTATCGGAAATTATATCAGTTTGCCGCCTACCTTGGGCTCTTGTCCATGTTGCCTGCGCTTGGTCATCATCGAGGCTGGACGCACTCATGGCTGGCTATGTTCCTGGTGGGAATGCCCATTTTGATTATTCCATCTGTGGTCTTGGGAAGCAATCATGTGGGCAGCTACATCCCGCTGTACCTGTCCTTCACCCTGGGCTACCTTTCACATCTTGTCCTTGATGCCCTGCTTTGA
- a CDS encoding SDR family oxidoreductase → MDVKYNYEGRVAIVTGAASGMGLATAKAFAEAGAAVMMADHNVELLKKEAEALQKQGFQISWLQCDVSEDHDIENLVSQTVQEFGKLDYAFNNAGVMAKVANTGETTRDDWERVIGINLRGVWSCMGAEIQQMEKQGYGIIVNTASTGAITGQPGVSPHIATKHGVLGLTRTAAIEYVTKNIRINAVNPGLIDTQIAHDVVDNVPEAYKQLQASVPMGRAGRPEEIASVVLWMCSEGASYLVGQGITVDGGFTV, encoded by the coding sequence ATGGATGTCAAGTATAATTATGAGGGTAGAGTCGCAATCGTGACCGGTGCTGCAAGTGGTATGGGGCTGGCGACCGCCAAGGCCTTTGCCGAGGCTGGTGCCGCTGTCATGATGGCGGATCACAACGTTGAGCTGCTGAAGAAGGAAGCAGAAGCGCTTCAAAAACAAGGTTTCCAGATCTCATGGCTACAATGCGATGTGAGTGAGGATCACGACATAGAAAATCTTGTCAGTCAGACGGTACAGGAATTTGGCAAGCTTGACTATGCCTTTAACAACGCTGGGGTCATGGCCAAGGTGGCAAACACCGGAGAGACAACTCGGGACGATTGGGAGCGAGTTATCGGCATTAACCTCCGTGGAGTCTGGAGTTGTATGGGTGCAGAAATTCAGCAGATGGAAAAACAAGGCTATGGCATCATTGTCAATACCGCATCGACCGGAGCCATAACCGGACAACCTGGTGTCTCCCCGCACATCGCCACGAAACATGGCGTTCTTGGACTCACTCGAACCGCTGCCATTGAGTATGTAACAAAAAATATACGAATCAATGCAGTCAACCCTGGCCTCATCGACACCCAGATTGCCCATGACGTTGTAGATAACGTCCCGGAAGCCTATAAGCAGCTCCAGGCATCGGTCCCCATGGGGCGAGCCGGGCGTCCTGAAGAGATAGCCTCTGTAGTTTTATGGATGTGTAGTGAAGGTGCCAGTTATCTCGTTGGTCAAGGGATCACTGTGGATGGCGGCTTTACTGTGTAA
- a CDS encoding ATP-binding protein — translation MEVSDNGPCMNKEILARIFEPFYTSKFTGQGLGLSAVLGVIRSHGGGFRVSSEPGVRTTVTVFLPGVKETMAENSADPARVHAKKAQVRNGSNTTLSSCSRKSSRLK, via the coding sequence ATGGAGGTATCTGACAATGGCCCTTGCATGAACAAGGAGATACTCGCCCGTATCTTTGAACCTTTCTACACCAGCAAATTTACTGGTCAAGGCCTGGGCCTTTCTGCGGTTCTTGGTGTTATTCGATCCCACGGTGGTGGTTTCAGAGTCTCTTCTGAGCCCGGGGTGCGGACAACCGTTACCGTGTTTCTGCCTGGAGTTAAAGAGACGATGGCTGAAAATTCCGCTGATCCTGCAAGGGTTCATGCCAAGAAGGCACAGGTTCGCAACGGTTCCAATACAACGCTTTCAAGCTGTTCCCGCAAATCGAGCAGGCTGAAGTGA
- a CDS encoding PAS domain-containing protein, with translation MQTQLAAVLANMNSGVVVFDLEGRIIHTNDALARILEFQNKSEFPLNIRCLEHLFQHYYSLDGRQVLLSELFH, from the coding sequence TTGCAAACACAGTTGGCGGCGGTGCTTGCCAATATGAACAGCGGGGTGGTCGTCTTTGACCTGGAGGGGAGGATCATCCATACAAACGATGCCCTGGCAAGGATTCTGGAATTCCAGAACAAGTCCGAGTTTCCCTTAAACATTCGTTGCCTTGAGCATCTCTTCCAGCACTATTACTCTCTCGACGGGCGACAGGTATTACTCTCTGAATTATTTCACTGA
- a CDS encoding metal-dependent hydrolase, translated as MPGYKMHLAGGLVTSGLLLTTGTAMQGMSGQFIHHLVNFVPSLDYPLVNAAGIVLFGLFGALFPDTDTDSKGQNLIYSIFILIDIGLLYQKSYKMAAYLGLFAMLPALGHHRGWTHSWLAMLLVGAPIVIIPTIVLGSNQVDGIVPFYLSFTLGYLSHLVLDALL; from the coding sequence ATGCCTGGATATAAAATGCACCTGGCCGGTGGGTTGGTCACATCCGGACTTCTTCTCACGACCGGTACAGCCATGCAAGGGATGAGCGGGCAGTTTATCCATCATTTGGTCAATTTCGTGCCTTCACTGGATTATCCTCTTGTCAATGCCGCTGGTATTGTCCTGTTTGGTCTGTTTGGAGCCCTGTTTCCCGACACAGATACGGATTCGAAAGGTCAGAATCTTATTTACTCGATTTTCATTCTTATCGATATTGGCTTGCTCTATCAAAAATCATATAAAATGGCCGCTTATCTTGGACTCTTTGCCATGCTGCCAGCCCTTGGTCATCATCGAGGGTGGACTCACTCCTGGCTGGCGATGCTCCTGGTAGGGGCCCCTATTGTTATCATTCCAACCATAGTGTTGGGAAGTAATCAGGTGGACGGTATTGTCCCGTTTTACCTGTCTTTCACCCTGGGCTACCTCTCACATCTTGTTCTAGATGCTCTGCTTTGA
- a CDS encoding TetR/AcrR family transcriptional regulator, with the protein MNARERLIQSTQALLWERGYVGTSPRAIQQLAGVGQGSMYHHFSGKADLALAAIERCAEHIKSFAEEKLSTPGTAYEKIEAFLMQDRHILQGCQLGRLTSDPEIFANAELHRPVHQTFDWLRHRLAEVIAQGKEKKELSSTLQVQDTATAIAAILQGAYVLAKAFDDSEPYYSAVRGMLAMLIPCDNETHN; encoded by the coding sequence ATGAATGCACGTGAACGACTGATCCAGAGCACCCAAGCTTTATTGTGGGAGCGAGGCTATGTAGGCACCAGCCCCAGGGCAATTCAACAGCTGGCCGGGGTTGGTCAGGGAAGCATGTACCATCACTTTAGCGGCAAAGCAGACTTAGCCCTGGCGGCAATCGAACGTTGTGCTGAACATATTAAATCTTTTGCCGAAGAAAAACTCAGCACGCCGGGCACGGCCTATGAAAAAATTGAAGCCTTTCTCATGCAAGACCGCCATATCTTGCAAGGGTGCCAACTTGGCCGCTTAACCTCAGATCCTGAAATCTTCGCGAACGCAGAGCTTCATCGACCAGTTCACCAAACCTTTGACTGGTTGCGGCATCGACTGGCCGAAGTGATCGCTCAAGGGAAGGAAAAGAAAGAGCTCTCCTCCACCCTGCAGGTCCAAGATACAGCCACTGCCATTGCGGCGATTCTTCAAGGGGCCTACGTCCTAGCCAAGGCCTTCGATGACAGCGAACCATACTACAGCGCGGTTCGCGGCATGCTGGCCATGCTCATCCCCTGCGACAACGAAACACACAACTGA
- a CDS encoding transporter yields MTILPTDTMYGSDRNGMIWGYQFSPEQPARSINADAAVALLASPEGVVGQDFVWLHFSRSNTATEPWLLKHLDLPQAFFDTMRAESRSTRIEQEDDFLIAVLNDVLFAFSFDVSNVETTSICITPNLMITTRLRPLRSIDKLRRLVRQGLTFSSPVELLSQLLQNQSSVLVDILRQSTNRVDQIEDKLLANRISTSRSELSSLRRVLVRLQRLLAPEPSAFFRLLNRPPEWITKDDLQDLRESAEEIAAAVSDTQALVERVKLIQEELVALLNERTGRTIYVLTVVTVLALPINMVAGLFGMNVGGIPLASDKLGFWSIVTILLALTGLLAYLAFGKWRD; encoded by the coding sequence ATGACAATTTTACCCACAGACACCATGTACGGTTCTGATCGCAATGGCATGATCTGGGGCTACCAGTTTTCCCCTGAGCAGCCTGCTCGTTCCATCAACGCTGATGCCGCCGTTGCTCTGTTGGCATCTCCGGAAGGTGTTGTCGGCCAGGATTTTGTCTGGCTCCATTTCTCCAGGTCCAACACGGCCACAGAACCCTGGTTATTGAAGCACCTTGATTTACCTCAGGCATTTTTTGATACCATGCGTGCCGAGAGTCGCTCTACCCGAATTGAGCAGGAAGATGACTTTTTGATAGCAGTCCTCAACGATGTGCTCTTTGCCTTTTCCTTTGATGTTTCCAATGTAGAAACGACCAGTATCTGCATAACCCCAAACCTGATGATCACCACCCGTCTACGCCCCTTGCGCTCAATCGATAAACTACGCCGCCTGGTTCGCCAGGGGCTCACCTTCAGCTCGCCCGTGGAGCTGCTCTCGCAGCTGTTACAAAACCAATCCTCAGTTTTAGTTGATATCCTTCGTCAATCAACCAACCGCGTTGATCAGATTGAAGACAAGTTACTTGCCAATCGCATCAGCACCAGCCGCAGCGAACTCAGCTCCCTGCGACGGGTTCTGGTACGACTACAGCGACTGTTGGCACCGGAACCTTCCGCCTTCTTTCGCTTGCTGAACAGACCACCGGAGTGGATCACCAAGGACGATTTACAAGACCTACGGGAATCAGCTGAGGAAATTGCAGCTGCAGTCAGTGACACCCAGGCGTTGGTGGAACGGGTCAAACTTATTCAGGAAGAGCTGGTCGCCCTGCTCAATGAACGAACCGGTCGAACCATCTATGTACTCACCGTTGTGACCGTTCTCGCCTTGCCAATCAACATGGTGGCCGGACTTTTCGGCATGAACGTGGGGGGAATTCCATTGGCCAGCGACAAGCTTGGCTTTTGGAGTATCGTCACCATTCTCCTGGCCCTTACCGGACTTCTGGCCTACCTGGCGTTTGGAAAATGGCGGGATTAA